A portion of the Tenacibaculum todarodis genome contains these proteins:
- a CDS encoding M28 family peptidase → MKKLTLLFLVITSTLIAQTDAKIYDIINAVSSERIKADIKTLTEFGTRNTFSDTVSNTRGIGAARRWIKSEFDKISTNCNNCINTFYQKDFVTKEGNRRVPHDAWIVNVVAIQKGTKYPNKFVIMSGDIDSRASDTMDFKTDAPGANDNASGMAGTIEAARVLSKYKFESSIIYVGLSGEEQGLFGGAGLAKYAKEKGWEIIGVLNNDMIGNITGVDGVIDNRAFRIFSEPVPANETERQRKMRRFYGGEVDGISRQLARYIHKNTKTYMPEMNPMMIYRLDRFGRGGHHRPFNDLGFAGIRIMEAHENYTQQHQDIRTENGIKYGDTFEHVNFGYAKKLTAVNAINLASLAWAPEAPKEVAIGGIVQASAKLKWSKVEGAKGYKIYWRDTTSPTWDNSRYVEATEFTLEGIVIDNFFFGVAAVGKNGHESVVVFPNKIMR, encoded by the coding sequence ATGAAAAAACTTACACTCCTATTTTTAGTAATTACCTCTACATTAATAGCACAAACCGATGCTAAAATTTACGACATTATAAATGCTGTCTCTTCGGAAAGAATTAAAGCGGATATAAAAACATTAACAGAATTCGGAACCAGAAACACCTTTTCTGATACGGTCTCAAACACTCGTGGAATTGGTGCTGCTCGTCGTTGGATAAAATCGGAATTCGATAAAATTTCTACCAATTGCAACAATTGTATCAATACGTTTTACCAAAAGGATTTTGTAACCAAAGAAGGTAACAGAAGAGTTCCACATGATGCTTGGATTGTAAATGTTGTTGCAATTCAAAAAGGAACAAAATACCCAAACAAATTTGTTATTATGAGTGGTGATATAGATTCGCGCGCAAGTGATACCATGGATTTTAAAACAGATGCTCCTGGAGCAAATGACAATGCTTCTGGAATGGCAGGAACTATTGAAGCTGCAAGAGTTTTAAGTAAATACAAATTTGAAAGCAGCATTATTTATGTTGGCTTATCTGGTGAAGAACAAGGTCTTTTTGGTGGCGCTGGTTTAGCAAAATACGCAAAAGAAAAAGGTTGGGAAATAATTGGTGTTTTAAACAATGATATGATTGGAAATATTACCGGAGTTGATGGTGTTATTGACAACAGAGCTTTTAGGATATTTAGTGAACCTGTTCCTGCAAACGAAACAGAAAGACAACGAAAAATGCGTCGTTTTTATGGTGGAGAAGTTGACGGAATTTCACGTCAATTAGCGAGATATATTCACAAAAACACAAAAACGTATATGCCAGAAATGAATCCTATGATGATTTATAGATTAGATCGTTTTGGTCGTGGTGGTCATCACAGACCTTTTAACGATTTAGGCTTCGCCGGAATTAGAATTATGGAAGCGCATGAAAATTACACACAACAACATCAAGATATTAGAACCGAAAACGGCATAAAATACGGAGATACTTTTGAGCATGTTAACTTTGGTTATGCTAAAAAATTAACGGCTGTAAATGCAATTAACTTAGCTTCTTTAGCTTGGGCTCCAGAAGCGCCAAAAGAAGTTGCAATTGGCGGAATTGTGCAAGCATCAGCTAAACTAAAGTGGAGTAAAGTTGAAGGAGCAAAAGGTTATAAAATATATTGGAGAGATACAACCAGTCCAACTTGGGACAATTCTAGATATGTTGAAGCTACTGAATTTACTTTAGAAGGAATTGTAATTGATAATTTCTTTTTTGGAGTTGCTGCTGTAGGAAAAAATGGACATGAAAGTGTAGTTGTTTTTCCGAATAAAATTATGCGATAA
- a CDS encoding DUF885 domain-containing protein translates to MKKILLSIFAISLVLVSCKNETSNEAKTVSENTEFNQLLKEYNEGKLKLNPINATYAGDNRFNDQFPNTISKEYKLATKDFYTNYKTKLENFKDDALTESQQMSKAVLDWDCDMALAQNSFKNDALMPINQMWTINLTMGQLASGSSAQPFKTVQDYENWLGRLNGFYSWMQTAIKNMRQGAKEGYVLPTSLIKKVIPQFKGLAKTKTTEHLFYSPINNFPDSFSADEKKGLTRKYTNMLDDKLIPIFNSMHTFLTTKYLQEGRKSSGISSIPNGMAYYRHAIKNYTTTNMSADEIHKLGLREVSRILAEMKKVKKEVRFKGTLKEFFNDVRGNQALMPYTTPKQIIDNFNTIHEKMKPQLEKLFGNKPKTPFVVKQTEKFREASASAEYNPGSLDGTRPGVFYTPIPDASKYNVFSDEALFLHEAIPGHHYQISLTQENQDLPDFRKTLWYSAYGEGWALYTENLGKELGLYTDPYQYFGMLGMEMHRAIRLVVDTGIHAKGWSREKAIQYSLDNEAESEASIISEIERYMANPGQALSYKIGQLKIRELRAKAKKQLGNKFDIREFHNQVLETGCIPLALLENKIDNWIASTK, encoded by the coding sequence ATGAAAAAAATACTTCTATCAATTTTTGCAATTTCATTAGTACTTGTTTCTTGTAAAAATGAAACATCAAATGAAGCAAAAACAGTTTCAGAAAACACTGAATTTAATCAGCTTTTAAAAGAGTATAACGAAGGTAAGTTAAAACTGAATCCAATTAATGCAACCTATGCTGGAGACAATCGTTTTAACGATCAATTTCCTAATACAATCTCTAAGGAATACAAACTAGCAACCAAAGATTTTTACACTAATTACAAAACAAAACTAGAGAACTTTAAAGACGATGCTTTAACGGAAAGCCAGCAAATGAGTAAAGCTGTTTTAGATTGGGATTGCGATATGGCTTTAGCGCAAAATAGCTTTAAAAACGATGCTTTAATGCCAATAAACCAAATGTGGACCATCAATTTAACAATGGGACAATTAGCAAGCGGAAGTAGCGCGCAACCATTTAAAACTGTACAAGATTATGAAAATTGGTTAGGTAGGTTAAATGGCTTTTATAGTTGGATGCAAACTGCTATTAAAAACATGCGCCAAGGAGCAAAAGAAGGATATGTATTACCAACTTCATTAATTAAAAAGGTAATTCCACAGTTTAAAGGTTTGGCAAAAACAAAAACTACAGAACACTTATTCTACTCGCCTATAAATAATTTTCCAGATAGTTTTTCTGCTGATGAAAAAAAGGGATTGACAAGAAAGTATACCAACATGTTAGATGATAAGTTGATTCCTATTTTCAACTCTATGCACACTTTTTTAACTACAAAATATTTACAAGAAGGTAGAAAAAGTAGCGGTATCTCTTCAATTCCCAACGGAATGGCGTATTACAGGCATGCTATAAAAAATTACACCACTACAAACATGTCTGCTGACGAAATTCACAAACTTGGCTTAAGAGAAGTTTCTCGAATTTTAGCTGAAATGAAAAAAGTAAAAAAAGAAGTTAGATTTAAGGGAACTTTAAAGGAGTTTTTTAATGACGTTCGTGGAAATCAAGCATTAATGCCTTATACAACTCCAAAACAGATTATCGATAATTTTAATACGATTCATGAAAAAATGAAGCCGCAATTAGAAAAATTATTCGGTAACAAACCCAAAACTCCATTTGTAGTTAAACAAACCGAAAAGTTTAGAGAAGCATCTGCAAGTGCAGAATACAATCCTGGTTCTTTAGACGGAACAAGACCTGGTGTTTTTTACACACCAATTCCTGATGCTTCAAAATACAATGTGTTTTCTGACGAAGCGTTGTTTTTACACGAAGCAATTCCTGGACATCATTACCAGATTTCATTAACGCAAGAAAATCAAGACTTACCAGATTTCAGAAAAACATTATGGTACAGTGCTTATGGTGAAGGTTGGGCTTTATATACAGAAAACTTAGGAAAAGAATTAGGCTTATACACAGATCCATATCAATATTTTGGAATGTTAGGGATGGAAATGCACAGAGCAATTAGGTTAGTTGTAGATACAGGAATCCATGCAAAAGGTTGGTCTCGAGAAAAAGCAATTCAATATTCTTTAGACAATGAAGCAGAAAGCGAAGCAAGTATTATTTCGGAAATTGAACGTTATATGGCAAATCCAGGACAAGCCTTATCATATAAAATTGGGCAATTAAAAATACGCGAATTACGTGCAAAAGCTAAAAAGCAATTAGGCAATAAATTTGACATTAGAGAATTCCACAATCAAGTTTTAGAAACTGGTTGTATTCCTTTAGCTTTATTAGAAAACAAAATTGATAACTGGATTGCTTCAACAAAGTAA
- a CDS encoding DUF4331 family protein — MKNIKLILLSIFSTVALTSCSDDNDSPAMMQTDFSGTFVQADQMGRPAINTVFVNSDKKDMFNTTVPSEQGASFQAMFETNLKALSPAYANMGDENALGLDAAAFTGVLATDVLTVSLDGTTTFYDGTNVLTGRALADDVITVELLLIFGGEDFSENPSLSDDNVSANDKPFLTSFPYLASPW, encoded by the coding sequence ATGAAAAATATTAAATTAATACTATTATCAATCTTTTCAACTGTAGCTTTAACAAGTTGTAGTGATGATAACGATAGCCCAGCAATGATGCAAACTGATTTTTCAGGTACTTTCGTACAAGCAGATCAAATGGGTAGACCAGCAATTAACACAGTATTTGTTAATTCAGACAAAAAAGATATGTTTAATACAACCGTTCCTTCTGAACAAGGAGCAAGTTTTCAAGCAATGTTTGAAACCAACTTAAAAGCATTAAGTCCTGCATATGCAAATATGGGAGACGAAAACGCTTTAGGTTTAGATGCAGCAGCTTTTACGGGTGTATTGGCAACAGATGTGTTAACGGTTTCTTTAGATGGAACAACAACATTTTATGATGGAACAAATGTATTAACAGGAAGAGCTTTAGCAGATGATGTAATTACAGTTGAATTATTATTGATTTTTGGAGGAGAGGATTTTTCAGAAAATCCGAGCTTATCAGATGACAATGTATCGGCAAATGACAAACCCTTTTTAACGTCATTTCCATACTTAGCATCACCTTGGTAA
- a CDS encoding TonB-dependent receptor — protein MKTKTILTVFIALFSLQSFSQTFSGRVINTSNESLEDVYVYNTTSNSHTHTNVNGLFSLENSSIGDIIEVAILGYEKKKITLNESKLKNETTLVLETKVFLLDELVLTKRMDPIQTVVKMDLAKNPVNSSQEILQKVPGLFIGQHAGGGKAEQIFLRGFDIDHGTDLSLSVDGMPVNMVSHAHGQGYSDLHFLIPETIQKINFGKGPYYANHGDFNTAGYVDFKTKSTIQESQINIGIGQFNTFRTLGLFNLLGKKTNENAYVAIEYLATDGFVESPQNFSRINLFAKYNTYLKDNSKFTISTSHFTSKWDASGQIPVREVANGNITRFGSIDDTEGGETSRTNLNLQYNKTLDNDVAMQTNVFYTKYDFKLFSNFTFFLEDPVNGDQIKQYEDRDIFGFNTQFSKDVTIFNTEAKITAGTGLRNDNVKNVELSHTLNRKTTLNNIQLGDVNQTNFYAFLNSEFEFGDFTIEPALRLDYFKFQYNDALQPTYSTESASKAIVNPKLNFTYTPNENVQWFLKSGIGFHSNDTRVVVKQTNKTLPRAYGLDFGNSWKPTSKLIINTALWYLLSEEEFVYVGDAGIVEPSGESQRYGLDLGIRYQFTDWLYFNTDATFTKARSLEEAAGQDYIPLAPDVTLTGGLSLNDYHNFSGGINYKYIGDRAANEDYSITAEGYFVADANLNYKMNAITLGVSIENLFDVEWNETQFATESRLQNETDSVEEIHFTPGTPFSAKLSISYTF, from the coding sequence TTGAAAACAAAAACTATATTAACTGTCTTTATAGCTTTATTTAGCTTGCAAAGTTTTTCGCAAACATTCTCAGGTCGTGTAATTAATACAAGTAATGAGTCATTAGAAGATGTATATGTCTATAATACAACTTCAAACAGTCACACACATACAAATGTAAATGGTCTTTTCTCTTTAGAAAACAGTAGCATTGGAGATATAATTGAAGTAGCTATTTTAGGTTATGAAAAGAAAAAAATTACCTTAAATGAGTCTAAACTTAAAAATGAAACGACATTAGTTTTAGAAACTAAAGTGTTTTTATTAGATGAATTGGTATTAACTAAAAGAATGGATCCAATTCAAACAGTTGTAAAAATGGATTTAGCTAAGAACCCGGTTAATTCATCACAAGAAATTTTACAAAAAGTGCCAGGTTTATTCATTGGTCAACATGCTGGTGGAGGTAAAGCTGAACAAATATTTTTACGAGGTTTTGATATTGATCATGGTACAGATTTAAGCTTGTCTGTAGACGGAATGCCAGTAAATATGGTTTCTCATGCGCATGGACAAGGTTATAGCGATTTACATTTTTTAATTCCTGAAACTATTCAGAAAATAAACTTTGGTAAAGGTCCTTATTACGCAAATCATGGAGATTTTAATACGGCTGGTTATGTAGATTTTAAAACAAAATCTACAATTCAAGAAAGCCAAATAAATATTGGTATTGGTCAGTTTAATACCTTTAGAACTTTAGGTTTGTTTAATTTATTAGGGAAGAAAACCAATGAAAATGCATACGTTGCTATAGAATATTTAGCTACAGATGGTTTTGTGGAATCTCCTCAAAATTTCAGTAGAATTAACTTATTTGCTAAATACAACACCTATTTAAAAGACAATAGTAAGTTTACTATTTCTACTTCACATTTTACAAGTAAATGGGATGCTTCTGGGCAAATTCCAGTAAGGGAAGTTGCAAACGGAAACATAACTCGTTTTGGTTCTATTGATGATACTGAAGGAGGAGAAACTTCAAGAACAAATCTAAATTTACAATACAATAAAACGTTAGATAATGATGTAGCGATGCAAACTAACGTTTTTTATACAAAATATGATTTCAAATTATTTTCTAACTTTACGTTCTTTTTAGAAGACCCAGTAAATGGAGATCAGATTAAGCAATATGAAGACAGAGATATTTTTGGTTTTAATACACAGTTTTCTAAAGATGTAACCATTTTTAATACTGAAGCAAAAATTACTGCCGGAACAGGTTTACGAAACGATAATGTAAAAAATGTTGAATTATCACACACATTAAATAGAAAAACTACGCTTAATAATATTCAGTTGGGTGATGTAAATCAAACTAATTTTTATGCTTTTTTAAATTCTGAATTTGAATTTGGAGACTTTACAATTGAGCCAGCTTTACGTTTAGATTATTTTAAATTTCAGTATAATGATGCATTGCAGCCAACTTATTCAACAGAGTCGGCATCAAAGGCAATAGTAAATCCAAAATTAAATTTCACCTATACTCCAAATGAAAATGTACAATGGTTTCTAAAATCGGGTATTGGTTTTCATTCAAATGACACACGTGTAGTTGTAAAGCAAACAAATAAAACCTTACCAAGAGCTTATGGTTTAGATTTTGGAAATAGTTGGAAGCCAACTTCAAAATTAATAATAAACACAGCGCTTTGGTATTTGTTATCTGAAGAAGAGTTTGTGTATGTTGGAGATGCAGGTATAGTAGAACCTTCAGGAGAATCGCAACGTTATGGTTTAGACTTAGGAATACGTTATCAATTTACAGATTGGTTATATTTTAATACAGATGCAACATTTACAAAAGCTAGAAGTTTAGAAGAAGCTGCTGGTCAAGATTATATTCCTTTAGCGCCAGATGTTACTTTAACAGGAGGTTTATCTTTAAATGATTATCACAATTTTTCAGGCGGAATTAACTATAAATATATTGGTGATAGAGCCGCTAATGAAGATTACTCAATTACAGCTGAAGGATATTTTGTTGCTGATGCAAATTTAAATTATAAGATGAATGCTATAACACTTGGTGTATCCATAGAAAATTTATTTGATGTTGAATGGAATGAAACGCAGTTTGCAACAGAGTCTAGATTGCAAAATGAAACAGATTCAGTAGAAGAAATTCATTTTACTCCAGGAACGCCATTTTCTGCAAAACTATCTATTAGTTATACATTTTAA
- the htpG gene encoding molecular chaperone HtpG, with amino-acid sequence MAKGNINVSVENIFPLIKKFLYSDHEIFLRELISNGTDATTKLKHLISIGEAKTELGDAKIEISINKEAKTITIKDQGLGMTADEVEKYINQIAFSGAEEFLDKYKDDKNETGVIGHFGLGFYSAFMVADKVELITKSFKDEPAAHWTCDGSPEFTLEAHDKTDRGTEIILHVAEDSLEFLEESKIGGLLNKYNRFNQVPIKFGTKQVNDPDFTPKTTTDAEGKETTEPHKQIEVDAIINNTEPAWTKAPADLSDEDYTNFYRELYPTQFEESLFHIHLNVDYPFNLTGILFFPKLSQNLDMQKDKIQLYQNQVYVTDNVEGIVPDFLQMLKGVIDSPDIPLNVSRSGLQADGAVKKISGYITKKVADKLASLFKKDRADFETKWNDIKVIIEYGMLSEDKFFDKAKKFALYPTVADTYFTFDELIEKTKDTQTDKDGNHVILYASNKEAQHSYIQDATAKGYEVLLLDSPIISHLMQKLETSGDVKIQFTRVDADFIDNLIKKDETVISKLSDEEKEKLKPVIEGAVNNKSYTVQLEAMDSAASPFLITVPEFMRRMKEMQASGGGGGMMGMGNLPEMYNLVVNTNSPLVSDILNANEEDQKRLTTQAFDLAKLSQNLLHGEELTNFIKRSYELIK; translated from the coding sequence ATGGCAAAAGGAAATATTAATGTATCAGTAGAAAATATTTTTCCACTGATTAAAAAATTCTTGTATTCTGATCACGAAATATTCTTACGTGAGTTAATTTCTAACGGAACAGATGCAACTACAAAATTAAAACACCTTATTTCTATTGGTGAAGCAAAAACCGAGTTAGGCGATGCAAAAATTGAAATTAGCATTAACAAAGAGGCTAAAACCATAACTATTAAAGATCAAGGTTTAGGAATGACGGCTGATGAAGTTGAAAAATACATCAACCAAATTGCATTTTCTGGAGCCGAAGAATTTTTAGATAAATACAAAGATGATAAAAACGAAACAGGTGTTATTGGACACTTTGGTCTTGGTTTTTATTCTGCTTTTATGGTTGCTGATAAAGTTGAGTTAATTACAAAATCTTTTAAAGACGAACCTGCTGCACATTGGACTTGTGACGGTTCTCCAGAATTTACTTTAGAAGCACACGACAAAACTGACAGAGGAACCGAAATTATTTTACACGTTGCAGAAGATTCTTTAGAATTTTTAGAAGAAAGTAAAATTGGTGGTTTATTAAACAAATACAATCGTTTTAACCAAGTGCCAATTAAATTTGGAACTAAGCAAGTTAACGATCCAGATTTTACACCAAAAACTACAACAGATGCTGAAGGTAAAGAAACTACGGAACCTCACAAGCAAATTGAAGTAGACGCAATTATAAACAATACAGAACCTGCTTGGACAAAAGCTCCTGCAGATTTATCGGATGAAGATTATACAAATTTTTACAGAGAATTGTATCCAACACAGTTTGAAGAGTCTTTATTCCACATTCATTTAAATGTAGATTATCCGTTTAACTTAACAGGAATTTTATTCTTCCCTAAGTTATCTCAGAATTTAGACATGCAAAAGGACAAAATCCAATTGTATCAAAACCAAGTATATGTAACTGATAATGTTGAAGGAATTGTACCAGACTTTTTACAGATGTTAAAAGGTGTTATTGATTCTCCAGACATTCCATTAAACGTTTCTCGTTCTGGTTTACAAGCAGATGGAGCTGTTAAGAAAATATCGGGTTACATTACTAAAAAAGTAGCTGATAAATTAGCTTCTCTTTTCAAAAAAGACAGAGCAGATTTTGAAACTAAATGGAACGATATTAAAGTAATTATTGAATACGGAATGTTGTCTGAAGATAAATTCTTTGACAAAGCGAAGAAATTTGCCTTATATCCAACAGTTGCAGATACGTACTTTACGTTTGATGAGTTGATTGAAAAAACAAAAGACACACAAACTGACAAAGACGGAAATCACGTTATTTTATATGCATCTAACAAAGAAGCACAACACAGCTATATACAAGATGCAACTGCAAAAGGTTATGAAGTATTGTTATTAGATTCTCCAATTATTTCTCATTTAATGCAGAAATTAGAAACTTCTGGCGATGTTAAAATTCAGTTTACACGTGTAGATGCAGATTTTATTGATAATTTAATTAAGAAAGACGAAACGGTTATCTCTAAACTTTCTGATGAAGAAAAAGAGAAATTAAAACCAGTTATTGAAGGTGCTGTAAACAACAAAAGCTATACAGTTCAATTAGAAGCTATGGATTCTGCTGCTTCTCCGTTCTTAATTACGGTTCCAGAATTTATGCGTAGAATGAAAGAAATGCAAGCGTCTGGTGGCGGTGGCGGAATGATGGGAATGGGTAATTTACCAGAAATGTATAATTTAGTGGTAAATACAAACAGCCCGTTAGTTTCTGATATTTTAAACGCAAATGAAGAAGATCAAAAACGTTTAACTACGCAAGCTTTTGATTTAGCAAAATTATCTCAAAACCTATTACATGGAGAAGAGTTAACAAACTTTATTAAACGTTCTTACGAGTTAATTAAGTAA
- a CDS encoding RNA polymerase sigma factor, with product MQLEELVVQFKNKNVKAFESLYEMYNDSVSGVIFNILRDKELAQEVTQDVFIKAWNNADTYSAKKGRFFTWIINIARNAAIDKTRSKNFKNNSKNLDANIFVDILETHDSLDNSTDAIGIKNFVGKLKDTCKKLIELLYFKGFTQKEASENLEIPLGTVKTRNRNCLNELRVMLK from the coding sequence ATGCAATTAGAAGAACTTGTAGTTCAATTTAAAAACAAAAACGTAAAAGCTTTTGAATCCCTTTACGAAATGTATAACGACAGTGTATCTGGAGTTATTTTCAACATCTTAAGAGACAAAGAATTAGCGCAAGAAGTTACCCAAGATGTATTTATAAAAGCTTGGAATAACGCAGATACATATTCAGCAAAAAAGGGTAGATTTTTTACTTGGATTATTAATATTGCAAGAAATGCTGCTATAGATAAAACACGTTCTAAAAATTTTAAGAACAATTCTAAAAACCTTGATGCCAATATTTTCGTAGATATATTAGAGACACATGATAGTTTAGACAATAGTACTGATGCAATTGGTATTAAAAACTTTGTAGGAAAGCTTAAAGACACCTGTAAAAAATTGATTGAATTACTTTATTTTAAAGGTTTTACACAAAAAGAAGCTTCTGAGAACTTAGAGATTCCGTTAGGAACTGTAAAAACTAGAAATAGAAATTGTTTGAACGAATTAAGAGTAATGCTTAAATAA
- a CDS encoding DUF4331 family protein has protein sequence MKKMKLILGGCVLLTVGLFLYAADHIDAPAVSGGSSDITDFYAFQAEDTNNIVFVANVQGLLSPTATEAASFDENVLIEFNIDTDADAVEDLVIQAIPRDGKMYFFGPFAPGTTGLNSTIGTSSAAGSVDISAYNNAPAIGYAGDMKFFAGPRDDPFFMDFAQYGEIVGGNASSFNNPGSDTFAGSNVMSIVIEVPKSTIGGSGSINTWVESKVKS, from the coding sequence ATGAAAAAAATGAAATTAATTTTAGGAGGATGTGTTTTACTAACAGTAGGACTTTTTTTATACGCCGCCGATCACATTGATGCACCAGCTGTAAGCGGAGGATCAAGTGATATTACAGATTTTTACGCCTTTCAAGCAGAAGACACTAATAATATTGTGTTTGTAGCAAATGTGCAAGGATTATTAAGTCCTACAGCAACTGAAGCTGCAAGTTTTGATGAAAACGTATTAATTGAATTTAATATTGATACTGATGCAGATGCAGTAGAGGATTTGGTTATTCAAGCAATTCCTAGAGATGGTAAAATGTATTTCTTTGGACCTTTTGCTCCAGGAACTACTGGTTTAAATAGTACAATTGGAACTTCTAGCGCAGCAGGAAGTGTTGATATTAGTGCTTATAATAATGCTCCTGCAATTGGTTACGCTGGAGATATGAAGTTTTTTGCTGGGCCAAGAGATGATCCTTTCTTTATGGATTTTGCTCAATATGGCGAAATAGTTGGTGGTAATGCATCAAGTTTTAACAACCCAGGTTCAGATACTTTTGCAGGTTCAAATGTTATGTCTATAGTTATTGAGGTTCCTAAATCTACAATTGGAGGTTCTGGATCAATAAATACTTGGGTAGAATCTAAAGTAAAATCATAA
- a CDS encoding YdeI/OmpD-associated family protein, with translation MSEKPELYFKNDIEWRKWLSENHISSEGIYLIFYKVENIEESMRWEEAVKVALCFGWIDSTVKSLGNGKRRQYFCKRNPKSVWSALNKKYIIELSANKLMHKSGLEIIKTGKQNGSWTALDDVEKLIIPQDLQIEFDKNKVAFKNYQNFAPSYKKSYLYWLKQAKREATRLKRLNEIIKFCTNNIKSRSNW, from the coding sequence ATGTCAGAAAAACCAGAACTCTATTTTAAAAATGATATCGAATGGAGAAAATGGCTTTCAGAAAATCATATTTCATCCGAAGGAATTTACCTTATTTTTTATAAAGTAGAAAACATAGAGGAATCTATGCGTTGGGAAGAAGCCGTAAAAGTTGCACTCTGTTTTGGTTGGATAGATTCCACCGTAAAAAGTTTAGGCAACGGAAAACGAAGACAATATTTCTGTAAACGAAATCCAAAAAGTGTTTGGAGTGCCCTCAATAAAAAATACATTATAGAATTATCCGCAAATAAATTAATGCACAAAAGTGGATTAGAAATTATAAAAACCGGAAAACAAAATGGTTCGTGGACTGCTTTAGATGATGTAGAAAAACTAATTATTCCTCAAGACTTACAAATAGAATTTGATAAAAATAAAGTCGCTTTTAAAAATTATCAAAACTTTGCACCAAGTTATAAAAAGAGCTATTTGTATTGGTTAAAACAAGCTAAAAGAGAAGCAACTCGCCTAAAACGTTTAAATGAAATTATTAAATTTTGTACTAATAATATAAAATCTAGAAGTAATTGGTAA
- a CDS encoding anti-sigma factor — protein sequence MDKNEHIQSGILELYVAGALSEKENEQVYQLIQDHPEILNEIKEIEKTISVLTASVAPKETDTSFKNILIKLVQDRERPSKVIPIQKPKNNWVTYTGWAASILIGSTLLFNVINNNTLNNQLAEEKQQFEKQLDKANSSLAENEKLLTVIRDKDIVTIPLAGQNVSPESYAKVYWNKNSKTIYLDVKGLPDPPEGKVYQVWSLKLNPLTPTSLGTIDGFLADANKIFNIDNPNDSQAFGITLEPTGGSESPTMDQLYTLGAV from the coding sequence ATGGATAAAAACGAACACATACAATCTGGGATTTTAGAGTTATATGTTGCCGGTGCACTTTCTGAAAAAGAAAATGAACAGGTGTATCAACTTATTCAGGATCATCCAGAAATTTTAAACGAAATAAAAGAAATAGAAAAAACTATTTCTGTATTAACAGCAAGTGTTGCTCCAAAAGAAACAGATACTTCTTTTAAAAATATCCTTATTAAATTGGTTCAAGATAGAGAAAGACCAAGTAAGGTTATTCCTATTCAGAAACCTAAAAATAATTGGGTTACCTATACTGGTTGGGCCGCTTCAATTTTAATTGGTAGTACGTTATTATTTAATGTTATAAATAACAATACTTTAAACAACCAATTAGCTGAAGAGAAACAACAGTTTGAAAAGCAATTAGATAAAGCAAATTCTAGTTTAGCTGAAAACGAAAAATTACTTACCGTAATTAGAGATAAAGATATTGTTACAATTCCGCTAGCGGGACAAAATGTTTCTCCGGAATCTTATGCAAAGGTTTACTGGAATAAAAATAGTAAAACCATTTATTTAGATGTTAAAGGTTTACCAGATCCTCCAGAAGGAAAAGTATACCAAGTTTGGTCTTTAAAGTTAAATCCATTAACACCAACAAGTTTGGGAACTATAGATGGTTTTTTAGCTGATGCTAACAAAATCTTTAATATTGACAATCCAAACGATTCTCAAGCCTTTGGAATTACTTTAGAACCAACTGGCGGAAGTGAATCTCCAACAATGGATCAATTATATACTTTAGGAGCCGTATAA